DNA from Hwangdonia lutea:
AATGCTGGAATATTTGATTGCCATAATCAGATTTATCAAAATACCTACGCTGAAAATCAAACAGTTCCTCATTGAGGTCAATAGTATGAAGCTCGCCATTTTTTTGTAAACCTTCGGCTAAACACAAAGCGGAATAGCCCGTATAAGTGCCAATTTCCAGTATGTTTTTTGGATGCACTATTTTAGAAATCATACTCAATACGCGCCCCTGGTAATGACCACTAAGCATACGTGGTTGCAATATTTTTTGATAGGTTTCCCTATTGAGTTGCTGTAGCAATTCTGGTTCGTCCTCAGAATGTTTTACTACGTAATCATCTATGTTTTCGGGTATAAAATGCATTAACTTAAAATTCTATTTACCAATTCTTTTTTAGCCGTTTCGTCATCGCCACATAACCATTGTATAACGTTGTCTTCCCAAATAGCGTCGCGTTCAGATTCGTTAATAATGTTGCGTTCAATGGCTAAATCTAAAATTTTTCCGGGATACGACGACTGTTTGGTGCTTTCCATTTCACCCAAAGGATAGGGGTCGTCCAATCCCATTAGTACTTGTTGTGAACCTTGATTTTTTATGAGCAATTCCAACCCGCCGGTATCATGAACCAAGGTATCGAAGAAAATGTTTTTATGCCCAACGGCTTTTCTGGGGTGGTGTTTGCCTTCAAATAAATCGGGTCTACCATCAAACCCTTGAATACGTCGGCCTAAATTAATTTGTGCCAATTGGCCGCCGTGTGCAAAACAAGTTCTCATATTTGGGTATTTTTCTTGGTACCCATTTAAAGTTAAAAAATGATAGGCATCGGCACATTGTGCCAACATCCAAATTAAATGAAAACGCCACGAGGTGTTTTCCAGTTTTATAAATTTTTCACCATCGTAAGGATGAATTTCTACGGCTAAATTGTATTTGTTGGCCAGTTCAAAAATGGGCTCGTTTTCCTCATCAAAAATGCAACGCCACGTGCCAATGGTATCCATATAATGGGTTGGCAAACAAAGTAATTGCATGCCATGGGTTTCCACGCATCGTTCAATTTCCCAACAGGCACTCCTAACAAAACCCGGGTGCACCACAAAGCCACAAGTAAATTTATTGGGATTTTCGTGCTGTATTTTGGCGTTGAAATCGTTTTGAAAACGCAATGCTTGTTTCATTTCTTCAACACGTAAACCATTGCCGTACAATTGCGATAAATTTAAAACCACGGCATGGTCTATTTTGTTGCGTTCCATCCATTCCAACTTTTCGTGTAAAAAGAAACTGGAATCGGTTACGGGACGGCTCCAATCTTTTTGAAGCATATATTTCCTGTCCTTGTCAACCCAAAAAATGCCCTTTTCGCGCATAAAATCGGGTATTTCCTCAGGGTAAGGCAGTAAATGTGAATGGCCGTTTATTCGAAGTTTACGTTTCATTAATCTTCCAGTTTTACTTTCTTTGGAGGCTGCATCACTTCGCCGCAATTCGGGCAAGACCGCTTGTCTTCATCACTGTAATAATTATCGAAAATTTTAGGCATATCCGTTTCAATATTGTCGAGCGTAAAATCTTCTTCATATAATTTTGTGGTGCAATTTTCGCAAAACCAAAGCAATGCATCCTGTACCCCTTTTTCTCTGGGATACTCAATAACCAAGCCTACGGTATGGGCGCCTCGTTGTGGTGAGTGCGGTACTTTTGGGGGCAATAAAAAAATCTCGCCCTCTTTAATATGAATGTCTTTTGGTGTGCCTTCTTCAATAATTTTAAGCACGATATCACCTTCTATTTGATAGAAAAATTCAGGGGTTTCATTGTAGTGATAATCCTTTCTGCTATTTGGGCCACCAACCACCATTACAATAAAATCACCATCTTTCCAAACCACTTTATTGCCCACAGGCGGTTTTAATAAATGTCTGTTTTCTTCAATCCAAGCTTTAAAATTTATGGGCGGATATACTTTACTCATCGTATGTTTATGTTTTGGGCGTGCCCTTGCAGGTCAGGCTTTCCGCTATATCTTTTGCAAAAAAGCAAAAGGATGCCGCTTCAATCCTTCACGCGAAATTTACGTTAAAGTTAATAATTACTTTTCAATTAATAAGATGTCAAATCGAGTTTAACGGCTAAAGGCTTTTTGTACGGCCACCATCAACCGGAACGTTAATTCCGTTTACATAACTGGCACAATCACTCGCTAAAAACGTGATAACATTTGCGGTTTCTTCAGGCTTTGCAAATCGTTTGGCAGGCGAATAACCTTTCATAATTTCTGCCATAGCCTCTACACTTTTGTTTTCGTTGGCAGCCTTAATTTTAATTATTTCGTTTAAACGCTCCGTTTCGGTAAATCCGGGCAATACATTGTTAACGGTAATGCCAAAAGCACCAACTTCGGTAGCCAAAGTTTTGCTCCAGTTGCCCACGGCGCCTCTAATGGTATTGCTTACACCCAAACCAGGAATGGGTTCTTTTACAGACGTAGAAATGATATTGACTATTCTTCCGAAACCTGCCTCTTTCATAAATGGGATGGTAGCTTGAGCCAACACATGATTGCATTTTAAATGCTGAATAAAGGCTTTATCGAATTCTTCGAGCGCAGCTGTTAAAATAGAACCGCTTCTCGGGCCACCTGTGTTATTAATTAAAATATGAAACCCGTGGTTTTTCTCAATAAAATTAATGACTTTTTCTTGTAAATCCCTGGGATTGGAAAAGTCTGCCACAATATAGCTATGGTTTTTAGTATTTGGTAATTCTGCTAAAACCGCTTTTAGTTTTTCCCTGTTTCTGGCCACTAAAGTAACGTTTACACCTTCGGCAGCTAAAGCCATGGCGGTTGCTTTTCCTATGCCTTGCGTGCTTCCGCAAACTAAGGCGCTTTTGTTGTTTAATTTAAGATTCATATTTTTTTATTCCCGCTTTTTGTCTTCACTAAAATGAATTACGGCGGAATCTATTTAATTATTTATTTCGATTTTTATTTATGAGATACTGAAACAAGTTCAGTATGACAACTAGTTGTCAGTATTTTATACAAACATTTTTTGCTTCGGTAAAAAAACGCAAGGCTTCAAATCCGCCTTCACGACCAATCCCACTTGCTTTAACACCGCCAAACGGCGTACGTAAATCGCGTAACATCCACGTGTTTACCCAAACAATTCCCGCTTGCAATTGGTTGCTCATTCGCATGGTACGTTTTACATCGTTGGTCCAAAGGGTTGCCGATAAGCCGTATTTTACTTGGTTTGCCATTTGTAAAACTTCATCTTCGGTATTAAAAGGCATGATGCTTACTACGGGCCCGAAAATTTCTTCTTGGTTTACGGTGCATTCGTTGGTTTTAACTTCAATTATGGTGGGCTCTAAATAATAACCGTTCTCAAAACCTTTAACTGTTACTTCATTGCCACTACACAAAATAACATTGTTTTCGGCTTTGGCCATGTTAATATAGTTTTTTACTTTTTTAAGATGTGCTTTTGAAACTAATGCGCCTATATCAGTATCGTTTTTAGATGGATGCCCAACTTTAAGTTGCTTAACTTTTTCAACAAAATCGGTTTTAAACTTGTCGTAAATTGAAGCTTCCACAAAAATTCGGCTTCCGCATAAACAAATTTGACCTTGATTGGCAAACGATGAACGCACCGTAGTTTCCAACATATCCTCGTAATCGCAATCGGCAAAAATGATGTTTGGGTTTTTGCCCCCAAGTTCTAAAGATAGCTTTTTAAACATGGGTGCAGCTACTTTTGCAATGTGCGCACCGGTTGTGGTTCCGCCGGTAAACGAAATCGCTTTAATATCCGGATGTTCAATTATCGCTTGACCTGTTGTGGTGCCTAAGCCGTGAACAATATTTAGCACGCCTTTGGGGAGGCCGGCCTTATTTAGTAGTTCACTCAAAAGATAAGCTGTCATTGGTGTAACTTCGCTAGGTTTTGCAACCACACAGTTTCCTACAGCTATGGCCGGAGCAATTTTCCATGTAAACAAATAGAGTGGCAAATTCCATGGTGAAATACAACCAACAACACCAATAGGTTGCCTTAAAGTATAGTTGATAGCATTTTGCCCCACGCTGTCGTGACTTTCGCTGGCAAATTGGGTGATGGCATTCCCAAAGAACCTGAAATTACTTGCTGCTCTTGGGATATCAACGGTTTTTGCTAAACCGATGGGTTTGCCATTGTCTTTGCTTTCGGCCTCGGCAAAGCGCTGTATACTACTTTCTAATAATTCTGAAATTTTTATTAGGATTCTACTGCGCTCTTCAAGAGTGGTTTGCGACCACGTTGGAAAAGCCGATTTTGCTGCGATATATGCATTTTCTACATCTTCTTTTGAAGAGTTTGGTAGTTGCCCGTAAACTTCGCCATTTGATGGGTTGTAGTTGTCTAGCCACTCATTTTCGATTGGATTATGGAAGTTGCCGTTTATGTAGTTTTGGATGTTCATATTTTGTCATTCCTGCGAAGGCAGGAATCTACTTTTTAGTTTCAGCTTTTAATGGATTCCTGCCTTCGCAGGAATGACAATTATTGTTTTTTATAAGCCATTACCTTAATCTCCACCACCAAATCGGGGTGCGGTAATTGGTGTACTGCCACGGTGGTTCGAGTGGGGCCTGTTTCCTTATCAAAAAATTCTGCGTAAGCTTTATTGTAACCTGCAAAGTCATTCATATTTACTAAAAAAGTGGTTACATCAACCACATCTTTTAAAGTGGCGCCTTCTTTGGCTAAGTTTTTTTCGATGTTTAATAGAACTTCGCGGGTTTGTGTTTCTATATTTAAACGCTTGGTTCCCATCTCATCGATAATGTCGACGCCAGCAATGGTATTGTCTGCACGACGAGAACTGGTGCCCGATACAAATATAAAATCGCCCACGCGCTTGGTGTGTGGGTATGCGCCTCTTGGGGTTACGTTAGTTCCTGCGGAGGCAGGAATCTCATTTTTTTTGTTACTCATAATTCTTACTTTTTTTCTTTCTGTTCATTTTATCTTGATACAAAACGAACCAAAAAATCATATTGAAATGAGGAAATCCCTGCGGAACATTCTCTTTCGGAATTACGTGCTTAAAGCTTCGCTTTGCATCTTCATTCCTTCGTTCATTATTTCTGCATTTCAATGTTCAACTCTCCGAGTTGATTTGGGACTTTTATTTTTATTATGTTTTGTCTGTCCCTAATTATTTTTTTCAATTCTGCTAACTGCTAACTGCTAACTGCTAACTGCTAACTGCTAACTGCTAACTTTAGTGTAATCCTGCAATTTTATCTTCTTCTAAAATAGCTTCGGTTTCTTGCTTTATTTTTTCTAGTATTGTTTTTAAATCTTCTTTTGTCATATCGATACTATCGTCTCCGTTCAAGATAGACTTCGTCGAGATGTTGCCATCTACTAATAAATTCAAAATCGCTTTGTCTTGCGCGCGTCCTTTTAACATAGCTTCGCGGTATCCTAAATTTTCATTAAATGTTACCAATGCGTATTTTGAAGCATAATCATCTGGAAAATGTTCTTCTAAAAGCATTTCCAATTTACGCTTTTCTTGGAACATAGGATTTGCTGTATGGGATTTCATTTCATAGAAATTATCAATCGCTAAATCAGCAATGGCATCGGTATCTTTTTTACGTGTTTTTTCGTAGGCTGCAAATGTGGCTTCCCAACTTTCTAGTTTTTGGTCTAAAATGTTATCAAATATAACCACATCTTCAAACGATGCGTTCATGCCCTGTCCGTAAAACGGAACGATGGCATGTGCCGCATCGCCCATTAAAAGCGTATTGCCTTTGTAATGCCAAGGCGAACATTTTACGGTGCCCAAAGGCGACGTTGGATTTTCAAAAAAATCATCAATTAAATTGGGCATTAAGGCTAAAGCGTCTGGGAATTCTTTTTGGAAAAACTCTAAAACGGTATCTTCGGTGGTTAAATTATTAAAATGATATTCGCCTTCATCGTAACTTAAAAATAGCGTTACCGTAAAACTGCCGTCTAAATTTGGTAGAGCAATGAGCATAAACGTACCACGAGGCCAAATATGAAGCGCGTTTTTATAAGTTTTAAAATCGCCATTTTCCTTTGGAAGAATACTGAGTTCTTTATAACCGTGCGTTAAGTAATCTTGCGAAAAACTGAATAAAAACTTTTTGCCTAAAAAATAGCTTTTTCGCAGTACAGAGCCTGCACCATCGGTAGCTATAATAATATCGGCATCTTCAATAAATTGATCTTTGGTATTGTAATCTTGAAATAGGGCGGTGGTTTTTTCAAAATCGACCGATTTACACTTTTTGTTGAAATAAACCGAAACGTTTTTGTGCTTTTCGGCTTCGGTTAAAAGTAAAGCATTGAGTTGGCCGCGTGAAATGGAGTTGATGTATTCATCCTCTCGACCGCTGTAATTCGATAAATGGGTATGGCCTTTTTTATCGTGAATCATTCTACCATGCATTGGGATGCAGAGCGACCTGACTTTGTCTTCAATACCAACAAGCTTCATGGCTTTAATACCACGGTCTGAAAGTGCTAAGTTTATGGAACGACCTGCTGAAATGTCTACTTTACGTAAGTCTGGGCGCATTTCGTAAACGGAAACATGATACCCGCGTTGGCCTAATCTTAGTGCCAGAAGGCTGCCACACAATCCTGCTCCAATGATTAGTATGTTTTGTTGTTTTTCTTTCATTTTTGTCATTCCTGAACTTGTTTCAGGATCTCATTGTTATTAATATTTTAATTTAGAGTGGATTCCTGCATTCACTTCGACAAGCTCAGTATGGCACGCAGGAATGACAAATCAATTTAAAATACGCTTCAATCTTTCAACCAAATTATAAACATCTTCAAACGAGTTGTAAAGTGGCACGGGCGCACAGCGTATTACATCGGGTTCTCTCCAATCGCTAATTACTCCATTTTCGGTCAATTTGTTATGCAAACTTTTGTCGGCATTTTTAACTTGAATGGATAGTTGGCAGCCCCGTTCATTGGGTTTTTCGGGTGTAATAATTCTTATGGTATCTTCGCCTAACTGTTTTAACAAAAACTCAAAATAACCCGTGAGCTTTTTAGATTTTTTAGCGAGCTTTTTTATACCAACTTCTTCAATCATATCGAGTGATGCTTTTATGGCGGCCATCGATAAAATGGGCGGATTGCTAAGTTGCCAACCTTCGGCCCCCGGAATAACATCAAATTCATCGCGCATATTAAAACGTGTTTGTTTGTTGTGGCTCCACCAACCTGTAAATCGGTTTAAGCTGTTATCGTGCGCATGACGCTCGTGCACGAAACAACCGGCTAAACTTCCGGGACCTGAGTTTAGGTATTTGTAAGTACACCAAACGGCAAAATCAGCTCCGGAATCGTGTAAATTCAGTTCGACATTTCCTGCGCCGTGGGCACAGTCAAACCCTACTTTACAACCGTGTTTATGTCCGAGTTCAGTTATTTTTTTTAAATCGAAAAATTGCCCCGTGTAATAATTAACGCCTCCAATCATAATGAGCGCTATTTCATCACCTTGGTCTTTTAAAATAGTTTCTAAATCTTTAGTTCTTAATAATTCTTCACCTTTTCGTGGTTTCCATAAAACCACTCCCTCTTTATCATCAAATCCATGATGACGCAATTGCGATTCAACCGCATATTTATCAGACGGAAACGCATTACTTTCAATAAGTATTTTATAACGTGTTTTTGTAGGTTTATAAAACGATACCATCATAAAATGAAGGTTTGCCGTTAGGGTATTCATTACCACCACTTCTATGGATTTTGCGCCTACTACATTTGCCATACTTTTGGTTAAAAACTCGTGGTAACCCAACCATGGATTTTTAGCTTCGGTGTGCCCTTCAACCCCTAAATTAGCCCAATCTTCAAGCTCTTGGTTTATATAGTTTTTGGTAGTTTTTGGCTGTAAACCAAGTGAGTTTCCAGTCATGTAAATCAACTCATTTCCCTGTTCGTTTTTTGGAATATGAAACTGATTTCTGTAGCCTGCTAATGCATCGTTTTGGTCCTGCTGTTGTGCGTAATCAAGACCTAGTTTATAATCGGACAAAGTGAAGGGTTTTTCGGTTTCTAACAAAAATAAGAATTATATATTTAGAAACGAACCGATAAATTAGACTAAATTTTTAGTGAATCTTTTTTGTATATTTAGTAAAAACTTTAAGGTATGGGAAAAATTAAAGAATATTCGAACGTAGAAACAACGGTGGTTTGGGAGGCTGAAAAGTGCATACATTCGGCAATTTGTGCCAAAGGTTTGCCCGAAGTATTCCAGCCCAAAGAAAGGCCTTGGGTAAAAATTGATGCTGCAAAAACCGATGCTATTATCGATCAAGTAAAACAATGTCCTTCGGGTGCATTAACGTATTATATGAATGCTGAAGGCGATAAGACAGCCGAAACATTGGAAACCAAAGTTGAGGTTTTGGAAAACGGCCCATTATTGGTTTACGGTACACTTAAGGTTACCCATAAAGATGGCAGCGAAGAAATTAAAAATAAAACCACTGCTTTTTGCCGATGTGGTGCATCAAACAACAAACCTTTTTGCGATGGTACCCATGTAAAGGCATCGTTTAAAGGCTAACATGAAATGCTAAAAAAGGGAAAAGCGCTTTAATCAATGATTAAAGCGCTTTTCATATATATAGGCGCAAATGCGGAAAAAACTATCTATACTTTATATACGGTATAAGTCGTAATTTAGATGTTTACCTTACAGTAAAATAGTAAAATGTTACTCTACGGTAATTTTTACATCGGAAAAGTTAAGATTCCAGTTTTCGCCCTGTTTTTTATGCTCTAAAGCTATTTTTATGCCCTTAAAATCTTGATGGTTTTCAAAGGTGGTAATCATCGATGGGTCTTTTTGATTGCCTTTTCTAAACACCCATTCCCGAATTAAATAATCCGTATCGAAATAAATATCATAAGCATCGCCAGGTGTGTAACCGCCATCGTTTGAATAGGTTAAAGTAATTTTATTCATGTCGCTTTTACTAATGGGTGCTTCTGCTTTAACGGGTTCCGAAATGGTCGTGCCAGAATCCCAAACCAATTGAAACGGCACAAGTAACCAGAATTTGTCATTAATAAATCCTTGGTCTGCTTTTAGGCTCGTACTATCAATCGAAGCCCTATTATACGAAACCGTTTCATTATTCATCGTCATACTAACTGCATTGGTTTTTGGGTTCCAGCGCCAGCTTCTCTCAAAATGGCTGCTATCTCTATCTACATTAAAAGTAAATTGAATTTCGGTAACGTTTTTCCAGTTTTCAAAACCATGTGCTTTTGCTATTTTTTCAGCCACCGTAAGTTGTGGTTCAACTGTTTTGCTTTCGGGTTTTTGCTTGCAACCAAAGAAAATTAAGGTTGTAAAAACAATGTAAATGAAGTTTTTCATAATTTAGATTTTTGTAAAGATATCATTTGAAGATGACAACCAATAATAAATATTTTAAAACCAATAAAGCGACTTGGAACGAAAAAGTAAAAGTACACGCTAAAAGTGCGATGTATAATTTAGAGGAATTTAAAAAAGGAAAGTTGTCTTTAATGCCTTATGAATTGAATGCTTTGGGTGATGTAAAAGGGAAATCGTTGTTGCATTTACAATGTCATTTTGGACAAGATACACTGAGTTGGAGTAGGCTGGGAGCCCACTGTACGGGCATTGATTTGAGCGATGAGGGTATCAAATTGGCAAAAGAATTAAATGAAGAATTAAAGCTTGATGCCAAATTTGTGTGTTGTAATGTTTTGGACACCTCGGCGTTTGTAAAAGACACCTTCGATATTGTTTTTACCAGTTACGGCGTAATAGGTTGGTTGCCCGATTTAAAACCTTGGGGTGAAATGATTGCGGAGCGTTTAAAAAAAGGCGGTACCTTTTATATGGTTGAATTTCACCCGATAGTTTGGATGTTCGATTATTTGGAAGGCAAACCCATTATGACATATGGCTATATGCAAAACGATGTGATTTATGAAGAATATGAAGGCACTTACGCCAATCAAGACTCTAAAATGATTAGTAAGGAATACGGTTGGAATCACGGTTTGGGCGAAGTAGTTTCGGCTTTAACCGAAGCGGGTTTGCATATCGAGTATTTAAAAGAACACGACGAAAGCCCGTATGATGTGTTGCCAAATTTAGTAGAAACCAAAACAGGCATGTTTGTTACCAAAGATAAATTGTACCCTTTAATTTTTGAGTTGAAGGCGAGTAAGGTTTAAGGTTATGTAGCCTTTATTCAGGATGGGTCAATGTTAACAATCTTATCGGAATTGCTAACATTCCAACACCGTACAATCATCATTATGAGGTAATTAAAAAATAAAATATTAACTTTGAAGAACTAGGCTAGTGCTTTTCATAGGACACGGTGTTGCCAACAGTAGTTTTTATTATTTGTTCCGATTCTTTTTTTATTCCTTCATATTTTTTAATAAACTCTTCGCATTTTTCATTCGCTTTTGGGTTCGTACATTTTACTCTTCCAGCTCTTTTGCCGAGAAATTCAAAATATTCGTTGTATTCCCAACATAACTCCCAAATTCCACCTTTAGTTCCACATTCAGCATTAGGTAAAGCTGTTTCTAAAAACGCATATTCTTTCGTGTTTAAAGTTGCTCGTCCAATTATTATTTTCTTTAAATTATTTAGTTTTAAAATCGGTAAAAATGCAGGAAATTCTGTTTTGTTAATTATAAAACCTAAAGAAAAAACTTCAAGATTTGGCAAACCTTCTAAAAATTCAAAATTTTCAATCGGTTGATTCCAGTCAAGTGTTCCGTCAATGTGCAAATATTTTAAACTTTCAATTCCTTTAAGATTTTCAAAACTCGAAACTTTCCTCAAATTCTCAAAGTGAAGTGATTTCAGTTTCTTTAAATTTCGCAAAGGTGATAAGTCAGAAAATCCAGAAACATATTCAAGCACAATCTCTTCTAAATTGATTAATTCTCCAATGAATTCTATGTCTTTTGTCCGCAGATGAGTAATTCTCAATCTTGTTATTTGAGTTAGTTTGCTTATTTTTTGAACTTGTTCTTTACTTGGTTCGTGTAAAGTTATTTCCTCAATATTTGGGCAATTAAAAACTTGATTCCAATTATTATCATTTTTAGAAATCATTAAAATTCTGACATCTTCTTTGTTTATTATTTCCTCGTTTGCAGAATACGCATATCTTTCTACATTCGGAATAATTGTCCAATAGTTACCTGTTCTGTCTAAAAAATCTCCAAAATGGTGTTTCATTCGTTTGAGTGAGTTCTATGTCTTGTCCTGAAATATGGCTACAGGTTAAAATTGATTTATGCTGTTTTTAAATATACCATATTGGGTGTTTTATAGTCTAAAGATAAATGTAATCTTATTTCGTTGTATAGATTAATTGCATTTTTTGTTGCTCTTCTTGCGTGTTGTAGGCTATCAAAGGTCTGATCTAGATAGAACTCGTCTTTTAGAATTCCGTTTACACGCTCAGCCATGGCATTTTCGTAGCAATGATTTTCTTCTGTCATGCTAATATCGATGTTATTTCTCTTTAAAATTTGAGTGTAGACGTTACTGCAGTATTGTATACCTCTGTCGGAATGGTGAATAAGTCGAGTAGTGTCTTTAGCTTGATACAGCGCCTTGTTTAAAGCTCTTTCGCAACCTTTTAGTTCCAGGCTGTTACTTATGTCATACCCTACAATTTTTCGGCTGTACATGTCTGTAATGAGTGCCAGGTAACAAAAACCTTTTATGGTTCTAATGTAGGTGATATCGCTTACCCAGACTTGGTTTGGTCTAGTTATTTCAACATCTTTAATAATGTTTTTGTATTTGTAGAACCTGTGCAATGAGTTAGTGGTTCTAGAGCTGTATTTCTTTCTAAGTGTGAGCATATTGTGTTTTCTAAGTATGTTGAACAAGGTGTCTCTGCCTATTTTAAGATTGGATTCAATAAACTCCTGTTCTAATGATCTGGTGAGTTTTCTAACGCCTTCTCTGGGAAGGGATCTGCGTCTTTTCTTGACTATAACCACTACTTTTTTCTCTATTTCCAGACGTTTGTCCTCACGACGTTTGTATTTGTAGTATGCATCACGTTTGAGTCCGAAACAAGCAGTTATAGTAGTAAGAGAAGCAAATCCCTTAGATTTTTCCTTGGCCTTAATCAGGGCTTGATACTTAGTTTTTTTTTAAGTTCAAGAACAGATTTATAGCCTAGTTGTTCTGCTGCAACTTCCAGATAGGAATCATCTATTAAGGCATCCATATCCTTTTTCAGCAGTAGTTTCTTTAGCTGTTCAATCTCTTTTTGAAGTTGTTTAATACGGGTTATTTCGTCTTTGGTTTTCACAGTTACTCTGGTGTTCATTAGATCTTTACGGTTGTACTTCTTTATCCACTCATTGATTGTGGTAGGTGCAATACCATAAGCTTTACCAAGTTGATACTTGTTTAGTTTTCCTGAGGTAAGTTCGTCTAAAATTTTGAGTTTAAAAGATTCAGAATACCGTCTAATTACTTTGTCATTTTTGTACATAATGTTTAAAATTATGTAGCCTTTATTCAGGACGGGTCACTATTGTTGGCAACGGTCTAGTATAACCGTCAGTTACGGGTTAATATGCGTTAATTTTCGGTTTAGCACGAACGTTAGCAATTCCGAGTGGATTCGGACGTAGTCGAATCCGCCGTAATTGCGGTTATACATTGTTATATAGTATCAATACTCATTTTCTTTAAATTACCCTTAAACCCTTTGTTTATAAGGGTTTTGTGTTTTTGTGTAATGCAAATTAATGCAATAAAATGCTACTAAAAGTTAGGTTTGTTGTACCTATTGTTGTACCTTAGTATTCAGTTGCACCCGTTTGCACAGCCTAAAAACCAGAGTCTTATGTCCTCAATAAAATTAATTTTAAGGAAAAATAAAATTGATAAAGCAGGTGAAGCACCTCTTTATTTACGTGTAATCAAAGACCGTAAAACTAAATTTATTTCATTGAGTTTAAAACTAAACCCTACTGAATGGGATGAAGATAAACAAAAAGTGAAGAAAAATCACAAAAGCTCTACCAGGTTAAATGCTTACATTTCTCGAAAGGTTGCAGATGCAGAGGGAGAAATAGCAGATTTAGAAAGAAGAAATCAATCTACCTCAGCAAGAAGAATAAAGGAAGCAATAAAAGGCAAGCCTTTAATTAACTTTTTTGAATTTGCCTATGATAGATGCGAGAAGCTTAAAGACACTGTTACGCTATCAACATACAGAAGTTATAAAAACAACATAGAAAAGTTTGAAAGATTTGTAGGGCATCGTGAATTAATGTTTGATGACATAACGGCTACCACTTTAAAAGACTATGCAGCACATTGCAGTTCAAAGTTGGGTAATAACAACACTACTATTAATTATGCTTTCCGG
Protein-coding regions in this window:
- a CDS encoding leucine-rich repeat domain-containing protein, whose translation is MKHHFGDFLDRTGNYWTIIPNVERYAYSANEEIINKEDVRILMISKNDNNWNQVFNCPNIEEITLHEPSKEQVQKISKLTQITRLRITHLRTKDIEFIGELINLEEIVLEYVSGFSDLSPLRNLKKLKSLHFENLRKVSSFENLKGIESLKYLHIDGTLDWNQPIENFEFLEGLPNLEVFSLGFIINKTEFPAFLPILKLNNLKKIIIGRATLNTKEYAFLETALPNAECGTKGGIWELCWEYNEYFEFLGKRAGRVKCTNPKANEKCEEFIKKYEGIKKESEQIIKTTVGNTVSYEKH
- a CDS encoding transposase, giving the protein MYKNDKVIRRYSESFKLKILDELTSGKLNKYQLGKAYGIAPTTINEWIKKYNRKDLMNTRVTVKTKDEITRIKQLQKEIEQLKKLLLKKDMDALIDDSYLEVAAEQLGYKSVLELKKKLSIKP
- a CDS encoding IS3 family transposase, with translation MIKAKEKSKGFASLTTITACFGLKRDAYYKYKRREDKRLEIEKKVVVIVKKRRRSLPREGVRKLTRSLEQEFIESNLKIGRDTLFNILRKHNMLTLRKKYSSRTTNSLHRFYKYKNIIKDVEITRPNQVWVSDITYIRTIKGFCYLALITDMYSRKIVGYDISNSLELKGCERALNKALYQAKDTTRLIHHSDRGIQYCSNVYTQILKRNNIDISMTEENHCYENAMAERVNGILKDEFYLDQTFDSLQHARRATKNAINLYNEIRLHLSLDYKTPNMVYLKTA
- the kynU gene encoding kynureninase; translation: MSDYKLGLDYAQQQDQNDALAGYRNQFHIPKNEQGNELIYMTGNSLGLQPKTTKNYINQELEDWANLGVEGHTEAKNPWLGYHEFLTKSMANVVGAKSIEVVVMNTLTANLHFMMVSFYKPTKTRYKILIESNAFPSDKYAVESQLRHHGFDDKEGVVLWKPRKGEELLRTKDLETILKDQGDEIALIMIGGVNYYTGQFFDLKKITELGHKHGCKVGFDCAHGAGNVELNLHDSGADFAVWCTYKYLNSGPGSLAGCFVHERHAHDNSLNRFTGWWSHNKQTRFNMRDEFDVIPGAEGWQLSNPPILSMAAIKASLDMIEEVGIKKLAKKSKKLTGYFEFLLKQLGEDTIRIITPEKPNERGCQLSIQVKNADKSLHNKLTENGVISDWREPDVIRCAPVPLYNSFEDVYNLVERLKRILN
- a CDS encoding (4Fe-4S)-binding protein, translated to MGKIKEYSNVETTVVWEAEKCIHSAICAKGLPEVFQPKERPWVKIDAAKTDAIIDQVKQCPSGALTYYMNAEGDKTAETLETKVEVLENGPLLVYGTLKVTHKDGSEEIKNKTTAFCRCGASNNKPFCDGTHVKASFKG
- a CDS encoding class I SAM-dependent methyltransferase; this encodes MTTNNKYFKTNKATWNEKVKVHAKSAMYNLEEFKKGKLSLMPYELNALGDVKGKSLLHLQCHFGQDTLSWSRLGAHCTGIDLSDEGIKLAKELNEELKLDAKFVCCNVLDTSAFVKDTFDIVFTSYGVIGWLPDLKPWGEMIAERLKKGGTFYMVEFHPIVWMFDYLEGKPIMTYGYMQNDVIYEEYEGTYANQDSKMISKEYGWNHGLGEVVSALTEAGLHIEYLKEHDESPYDVLPNLVETKTGMFVTKDKLYPLIFELKASKV